A region from the Leptospirillum ferriphilum ML-04 genome encodes:
- a CDS encoding cryptochrome/photolyase family protein: METIVSVFPEAPTKTEAHISSIVWFRNNLRLLDNPPLREAAERGPLLPVFVGEHPGKQPPEGARQWWQARSLKRLDHSLSRRGAPLLFLRGDPATLLPDLATRLKADKILAMEAIDPDGRRTQSRLQGALSGKPVELHLFPAGYLISPADLPAERRSPWKVFTPFWQRAQSHLPPPLPLPAPDRLDGIPFPRTETPDDWGWEPENPDWATEMRGFWDPGEEGAWRRLHAFLEKRLENYRVRRDFLEEDTSSLLSPHLANGEISIRSVWWAIKESTAPDKDREKFLSELGWREFSAHLMWHHPDLASERLHKERPEIRWREDPFSLLAWQKGRTGIPLVDAGMRQLRRLGFLPNRVRMVAASFLVKNLLIDWRKGREWFADNLVDHDPANNAASWQWISGYGADAAPWFRIFNPVLQGEKFDPEGRYVKTYLPELHGLSPRYIHCPWTAPAALLDSAGIGEQSPYRNPIVDLGLSRKRALQAWGSGTLPQESLS; the protein is encoded by the coding sequence TTGGAGACAATCGTTTCCGTATTCCCTGAAGCACCCACGAAAACGGAGGCCCACATTTCCTCGATCGTCTGGTTCAGAAACAACCTTCGCCTTTTGGACAACCCGCCACTCCGTGAAGCGGCCGAACGGGGTCCGCTCTTGCCTGTGTTCGTCGGGGAACACCCCGGCAAACAGCCTCCGGAAGGCGCGCGCCAATGGTGGCAGGCAAGAAGTCTCAAACGTCTTGATCATTCCCTTTCCCGGCGGGGGGCTCCGCTCCTCTTTCTTCGGGGGGATCCGGCCACCCTCCTCCCGGATCTCGCGACACGCCTGAAAGCCGATAAAATCCTTGCCATGGAAGCCATCGATCCCGACGGCCGACGGACACAATCCCGTCTTCAGGGCGCCCTGTCCGGAAAACCGGTGGAGCTTCACCTTTTTCCCGCAGGCTATCTGATCTCTCCCGCCGATCTCCCGGCCGAGCGAAGGTCTCCCTGGAAAGTTTTCACACCGTTCTGGCAAAGAGCCCAGTCGCACCTTCCCCCTCCCTTGCCGCTTCCGGCGCCGGACCGTCTGGACGGCATCCCTTTTCCCCGAACGGAAACCCCGGACGATTGGGGGTGGGAACCGGAAAATCCGGACTGGGCGACGGAAATGCGGGGTTTCTGGGATCCCGGGGAAGAAGGGGCCTGGAGACGGCTGCACGCGTTCCTCGAAAAGCGCCTGGAGAACTATAGAGTACGGAGGGACTTTCTGGAGGAAGACACCTCCTCGCTTCTTTCGCCTCATCTCGCAAACGGGGAAATCAGCATTCGTTCCGTCTGGTGGGCGATCAAAGAGTCCACGGCGCCGGACAAGGACCGTGAAAAATTTCTGAGCGAGCTCGGCTGGAGGGAGTTTTCGGCCCATCTGATGTGGCACCACCCGGATCTTGCCTCCGAACGCCTCCACAAAGAGCGTCCGGAAATCCGGTGGAGAGAGGACCCGTTTTCACTGTTGGCCTGGCAAAAAGGACGAACGGGCATTCCTCTGGTTGATGCCGGGATGCGTCAGCTCCGGCGCCTGGGATTTCTCCCAAACCGGGTCCGGATGGTCGCCGCGAGCTTTCTCGTGAAGAACCTTCTGATTGACTGGAGAAAAGGAAGAGAGTGGTTTGCCGACAATCTGGTCGACCACGATCCGGCCAACAATGCCGCATCATGGCAATGGATCTCCGGTTATGGGGCGGACGCGGCGCCCTGGTTCCGGATCTTCAATCCGGTCCTGCAAGGGGAAAAATTCGACCCCGAAGGGCGTTACGTCAAAACATACCTGCCGGAACTTCACGGGCTCTCCCCGCGCTATATCCATTGCCCCTGGACAGCCCCGGCCGCTCTTCTGGACAGCGCCGGGATCGGAGAACAGTCCCCCTACCGGAACCCGATCGTCGATCTCGGTCTGTCCCGAAAAAGAGCGCTGCAGGCCTGGGGCTCCGGGACACTCCCGCAAGAGTCTCTCTCCTGA
- a CDS encoding FUSC family protein, with the protein MNAFSLTAGDWLFAFKTAGAALLALFVAFRWNLPQPYWALLTVLIVAQPYTGMVRSKALYRFVGTFIGATMAVFLVPRLVNMPQFLTLALAAWIALCLYLSLIDGTPRSYAFILAGYTVALIGFPSVTSPQDIFPTAVARVEEVCLGILSTFVINEMFFPRSAVPLYDSRIRRWLEQFLGATLQILEAPPGSGVLESIRHRLSIDLAALDPLSVFAAYDTARSDHIGGMNRLRNRIRELLPLLTEIVRHLEVLGREYPETMPSLRPLLEACRSWMEQTLLHAPLPFPDLLKTGEPPGPDFPEAADRLIRSLKTCLISLCRLWEECHDLRRDLRGNAVIPESPAPLKPPSSHRDHLLAGLSAVAVFITVVLVADFWILTEWPDGAIATMMAAVVGSFFAAMDDPVPAIVRFLSFMTTGSVLGILTLFILLPMAHNFLDLSLVLSLVLIPAGLFLGKPEYAIPVLSFSIGFAGVLALSRSYSGHFAHSVNTAIAQNMGIFLMAIMTRLLRSVGADWSVRRLYRSDLSDLALLARPSPAPSSETENGEGQAALGRIIDRTPQLAIRLQALTPEERHLYSQSFLHPSIGRILLDVSRLRNSLSGPDREHLNRFLDGLSEIFLRHPLPGQMSFSPLRKGIRSLEDALSSGHDPLHRSILERLTALETFIPPEDRRISPLSATGGSSG; encoded by the coding sequence ATGAACGCCTTTTCCCTGACGGCTGGAGACTGGCTTTTTGCTTTCAAAACCGCAGGAGCCGCTCTCCTGGCTCTGTTCGTCGCTTTCCGATGGAACCTTCCCCAACCCTACTGGGCCCTTCTGACCGTCCTCATCGTCGCCCAGCCCTACACAGGAATGGTCCGCTCAAAAGCCCTCTACCGCTTTGTCGGCACCTTCATCGGTGCAACCATGGCGGTTTTTCTGGTCCCCCGACTGGTCAACATGCCCCAGTTCCTGACATTGGCGCTGGCCGCCTGGATCGCCCTCTGCCTCTATCTTTCCCTGATCGACGGAACACCCCGGAGCTATGCCTTTATCCTGGCGGGATACACGGTGGCTCTGATCGGATTTCCCAGTGTCACGTCGCCACAGGATATTTTCCCGACAGCCGTTGCCCGCGTCGAAGAAGTCTGTCTGGGAATTCTTTCGACGTTTGTGATCAACGAGATGTTTTTTCCGAGGTCCGCCGTTCCGCTCTACGATTCCAGGATCCGGCGCTGGCTGGAACAGTTTCTGGGAGCAACCCTCCAGATCCTGGAAGCTCCTCCCGGCTCCGGAGTACTGGAATCCATCCGTCACCGTCTTTCCATCGACCTGGCGGCTCTTGATCCCCTGTCCGTCTTTGCTGCCTACGACACCGCACGTTCGGACCATATCGGGGGGATGAACCGGCTCAGGAACCGCATCCGGGAACTGCTCCCCCTCCTGACCGAAATCGTCCGCCACCTGGAAGTCCTGGGCAGGGAATATCCGGAGACGATGCCTTCCCTTCGTCCTCTTCTCGAAGCATGCCGCTCCTGGATGGAACAGACCCTTCTCCACGCTCCCCTGCCTTTTCCGGATCTTCTGAAAACAGGGGAGCCGCCCGGGCCGGATTTTCCGGAGGCAGCAGACCGCCTGATCCGGAGCCTGAAGACCTGTCTGATATCGCTTTGCCGCCTCTGGGAGGAATGTCACGACCTGCGCCGGGACCTTCGCGGAAACGCGGTTATTCCGGAGTCTCCCGCTCCCCTGAAGCCTCCTTCCTCGCACCGTGACCATCTTCTCGCCGGTCTTTCGGCCGTTGCCGTTTTTATCACGGTTGTGCTTGTCGCCGATTTCTGGATCTTGACCGAATGGCCGGATGGAGCGATTGCCACAATGATGGCCGCCGTTGTCGGATCGTTTTTCGCGGCCATGGACGACCCGGTTCCGGCAATCGTCCGGTTCCTGTCTTTTATGACGACCGGTTCCGTGCTGGGGATTTTGACCCTGTTCATCCTTCTGCCGATGGCCCACAATTTTCTCGACCTGTCCCTGGTGCTTTCCCTTGTCCTGATCCCGGCTGGTCTCTTCCTGGGAAAACCGGAATACGCCATCCCGGTCCTGTCTTTCAGTATCGGCTTCGCCGGGGTGCTTGCACTGTCCCGGAGCTATTCCGGCCATTTTGCCCATTCCGTCAATACGGCCATCGCCCAGAACATGGGCATCTTCCTGATGGCGATCATGACACGCCTGTTGCGATCTGTCGGTGCGGACTGGAGCGTCCGCCGTCTCTACCGCTCGGACCTTTCGGACCTCGCCCTTCTGGCCCGCCCGTCTCCGGCTCCTTCCTCCGAAACAGAAAACGGGGAGGGACAGGCTGCCCTGGGACGCATCATCGACCGGACACCGCAGCTTGCGATTCGCCTGCAGGCTCTGACACCGGAGGAGCGCCATCTTTACTCCCAGAGCTTCCTTCATCCTTCCATCGGTCGTATCCTTCTGGACGTCTCCCGGCTCCGGAATTCCCTGTCAGGCCCCGACCGGGAGCATCTGAACCGCTTTCTGGACGGTCTCTCGGAAATCTTTTTGAGACACCCTCTTCCCGGACAGATGTCTTTCAGTCCGCTACGGAAGGGAATCCGGTCCCTGGAGGACGCTCTTTCTTCCGGACACGACCCGCTGCACCGGAGCATCCTGGAGCGGCTCACTGCTCTGGAAACCTTCATCCCCCCGGAGGACCGGAGAATCTCTCCCCTCTCCGCAACAGGGGGATCGTCCGGATGA
- a CDS encoding hydrolase: MIVLDPQSTALVLIDLQKGIVGRSLEPYSGEQIIQKSKTLAERFRTAGAPVVLVNVRFSADFKDALRQPVDQPNVLPPGGYPADFSEIVTGLGRPEDLFVTKRQWGAFYGTDLDLQLRRRGVRTIVLGGVATNMGVESTARQAWEFGYSLVFLEDLTSSLGVDMHRFAFEKIFPRIGRVSHSENVGFS, from the coding sequence ATGATCGTTCTCGATCCGCAATCGACGGCCCTTGTCCTGATCGACCTTCAGAAAGGCATTGTCGGTCGTTCTCTCGAGCCTTATTCCGGCGAGCAAATCATTCAAAAGAGTAAAACACTGGCCGAGCGGTTTCGAACGGCGGGAGCTCCGGTCGTGCTGGTCAATGTCCGGTTTTCTGCGGACTTCAAAGACGCCCTTCGTCAGCCCGTCGATCAGCCAAATGTTCTCCCTCCGGGGGGATATCCTGCCGATTTCAGTGAAATCGTCACAGGGTTGGGGCGCCCGGAAGATCTCTTTGTCACCAAGCGCCAATGGGGGGCTTTTTACGGGACAGACCTTGATTTGCAGCTCCGCCGGAGAGGGGTCCGGACCATCGTCCTGGGAGGTGTCGCGACAAATATGGGTGTCGAGTCAACGGCCCGGCAGGCCTGGGAGTTCGGATATTCCCTCGTGTTCCTTGAAGATCTCACAAGCTCCCTGGGTGTCGATATGCATCGATTTGCGTTCGAAAAGATTTTTCCACGGATCGGTCGTGTCTCCCATTCGGAGAATGTCGGATTTTCCTGA
- a CDS encoding cation:proton antiporter, whose amino-acid sequence MHWFRQLLSHRGMENPTVQTSLSLVTPYFAYMAANSFGASGILSVVAAGLYAGISDVRDLSGSLRLHAASVWNMLTFVLEGFVFLLLGLQLRRVFSAISPIPVFHLVTYSLLVTAMIILVRILWVFPFSRISWMLNRIHARNLPPPSWKSVFLAGWIGVRGAVTLAAALAIPLEVHGKPFPGRDLIIFLSGSVILLSMSTVILTLEPLARWLNIKDPGESAEEEQMARLEANQKALAFLSARAADETLSEQQRDLLNRIASEYILRIRELEERKEGSDNVRKSLEEEISFRIQALQEEKRVLHRLREEHRIDDQTLRRILRDLDLVEEGIRSYHPR is encoded by the coding sequence ATCCACTGGTTCCGGCAACTTCTGAGTCACCGGGGAATGGAAAACCCGACCGTACAGACGTCTCTCTCCCTCGTGACCCCCTATTTTGCCTATATGGCCGCAAACAGTTTTGGTGCATCCGGAATCCTGTCCGTCGTGGCAGCCGGACTTTACGCCGGGATCAGCGACGTCCGGGACCTGTCGGGGTCGCTCAGACTTCATGCGGCCAGCGTCTGGAACATGCTGACCTTCGTTCTGGAAGGATTTGTCTTTCTGCTCCTGGGCCTTCAGCTCAGACGTGTTTTTTCCGCAATTTCCCCGATACCGGTTTTCCACCTGGTCACCTACAGCCTTCTTGTGACGGCGATGATCATCCTGGTCAGGATCCTTTGGGTCTTTCCCTTTTCCCGAATCTCCTGGATGCTGAACCGGATCCATGCCAGGAACCTCCCTCCTCCCTCCTGGAAAAGTGTTTTTCTGGCCGGCTGGATCGGCGTCAGGGGTGCCGTTACACTGGCGGCCGCTCTCGCGATCCCGCTCGAAGTCCATGGGAAACCCTTTCCTGGACGGGATCTGATCATTTTTCTCTCCGGAAGCGTTATCCTCCTGTCCATGTCAACGGTGATCCTGACTCTCGAGCCTTTGGCCCGCTGGCTCAACATCAAGGACCCCGGAGAATCCGCGGAAGAGGAACAGATGGCGAGGCTTGAGGCCAACCAAAAGGCTCTGGCCTTCCTGTCCGCCCGGGCGGCGGATGAAACTCTGAGCGAACAGCAAAGGGACCTTTTAAACAGGATCGCCTCCGAATACATTCTGCGGATTCGGGAACTCGAAGAACGAAAAGAAGGCTCCGACAATGTCCGAAAGAGTCTGGAAGAGGAGATCTCCTTCCGGATTCAGGCTCTCCAGGAAGAAAAGCGGGTCCTTCACCGTCTGCGGGAGGAACACCGGATCGACGACCAGACACTTCGGCGAATCCTTCGCGATCTCGATCTGGTGGAGGAGGGCATACGAAGCTACCATCCACGATGA
- a CDS encoding TetR/AcrR family transcriptional regulator, translated as MDSNSESRILRGQKARIPRRINGIRRVEAILKAGEEVIAERGYESATMAEIAARSKTHIGSLYRFFPGKDSLAIALIDRYRTHLERAFDALDAEAVSLSVATLSDRLLGTLHHLQSMGLATLRLMEGHPEWSVKREELRSVALRRIARTLCIHTPALDEHRARDIAQVLLHNMKTRKALSVAPEDGSCSGAVRELRRMNFLYLEDILAEPAGKKRKTTD; from the coding sequence ATGGACTCAAACAGTGAGTCAAGAATTCTTCGGGGTCAAAAGGCAAGAATACCCAGGAGAATCAATGGCATACGGCGGGTGGAGGCCATTCTGAAAGCCGGAGAAGAGGTGATCGCCGAAAGAGGATATGAGTCTGCCACCATGGCGGAGATCGCCGCCCGCTCGAAGACACACATCGGATCCCTCTACCGTTTTTTTCCCGGCAAAGACTCTCTCGCCATCGCCTTGATTGATCGTTACCGCACGCATCTCGAACGGGCATTCGATGCGCTCGATGCCGAAGCCGTCTCCCTGTCTGTCGCGACACTCTCCGATCGGCTGCTCGGCACGCTTCATCACCTTCAGTCGATGGGGCTGGCAACACTTCGCCTCATGGAAGGGCACCCCGAATGGTCTGTCAAACGGGAAGAGCTCCGTTCCGTTGCCCTTCGCAGAATCGCCCGGACACTCTGCATCCATACCCCCGCACTCGACGAACATCGGGCCCGGGACATCGCCCAGGTTCTTCTCCACAACATGAAAACCAGAAAGGCTCTTTCCGTTGCGCCGGAGGACGGAAGCTGCTCCGGCGCTGTTCGGGAACTTCGCCGGATGAACTTTCTCTATCTCGAAGACATCCTGGCGGAACCAGCCGGAAAGAAGAGGAAAACCACCGACTGA
- a CDS encoding HlyD family secretion protein, giving the protein MKLALSPALLRQSITLTVVLLAIVAGYILWHIDRTAPWTRDGRVRADWVSVAPDVEGLVSEVNVRDNQVVRRGDVLFRIDPKRFRIALSSARAALLARYAAMRESDHDARRYERLLLSGNASAEKAEAFRARALEDRALYQKALSDLSRAQLDLERSVVRSKVNGTVTNMHMKPGDYVRRGQGVFALVDSDSYYVDGYFEETKIPAIRPGDRMEIRLMGVSPPLWGTVETISRAIYDQERQDRPGTVPRVNPTFSWVRLAQRIPVRIRLEPVPPGVLLVAGQTATVIDRTSHPSHGGFP; this is encoded by the coding sequence ATGAAGCTCGCACTGTCTCCCGCACTTCTCCGTCAATCCATTACCCTGACCGTGGTTCTTCTGGCCATTGTTGCAGGATACATCCTCTGGCACATCGACCGGACCGCTCCCTGGACGCGAGATGGGCGCGTTCGCGCCGACTGGGTCTCGGTTGCCCCGGATGTCGAAGGTCTCGTGAGTGAAGTGAATGTCCGGGACAACCAGGTCGTCCGGCGAGGAGATGTTCTGTTCCGCATTGATCCGAAACGCTTCCGGATCGCCCTTTCTTCCGCCCGGGCGGCCCTTCTGGCCCGTTATGCCGCCATGCGGGAGTCGGATCATGATGCCCGCCGATATGAACGCCTTCTCCTGTCCGGAAACGCCTCGGCCGAAAAAGCGGAAGCGTTTCGGGCCCGCGCCCTGGAAGACAGGGCCCTCTACCAGAAAGCCCTGTCGGATCTGTCCCGGGCCCAGCTGGATCTTGAACGCTCGGTCGTCCGTTCCAAAGTCAACGGAACAGTCACCAACATGCACATGAAACCGGGGGATTATGTCCGGCGGGGGCAGGGCGTCTTTGCCCTGGTGGACAGCGACTCCTACTATGTGGACGGATACTTTGAGGAGACCAAGATTCCGGCCATTCGACCGGGAGACCGCATGGAAATCCGTCTTATGGGTGTCTCTCCCCCGCTCTGGGGAACAGTCGAAACGATCAGCCGGGCCATTTACGATCAGGAGAGACAGGACCGCCCAGGCACCGTTCCCCGAGTCAATCCGACGTTCAGCTGGGTTCGTCTCGCCCAGCGCATTCCGGTCCGGATCCGGCTCGAGCCGGTTCCCCCCGGCGTTCTTCTTGTCGCCGGACAGACGGCCACCGTCATCGACCGCACATCGCACCCCTCACACGGCGGCTTCCCATAA
- a CDS encoding LPP20 family lipoprotein, with amino-acid sequence MRRISPLFFRVMVFALVFLLSGGTGRASEKWWETGHLSDYPSKRYMTALGYGQSVRSAQNDAVRSLSQQLSARIGSSYTQNRETSGMTTRRSVKDVIRIRTKTRLVHILFPRTRWVGSQNSYVAFAALDIAQETRYLRGRVRNIERNLRALDSSYESASDPFQRIRLLSEIVRTKEKAALYDREQAILSGGSPSSRFDVRRNVSRLERLLARDATFQVDLVNRCGQKDALTRTVSHHITQALTGEGLVGASNGKIRITGEVSAHPMGRHFSRRYIYYGYHYHFTVRGPGGQTWGEVARDGKAAGLTKDQARMMLTRRVSREGVRPLVRGIASRLFYKKGSHRFVALPMGNSSSGTSRGKTPSASGCGSSPAGQARSFSSLQDGHQV; translated from the coding sequence ATGAGGCGCATTTCTCCCCTGTTCTTCCGGGTTATGGTATTTGCCCTTGTCTTCCTCCTGAGCGGAGGTACAGGACGGGCGTCTGAAAAATGGTGGGAGACAGGACACCTCTCCGATTATCCCTCCAAGCGATACATGACCGCGCTCGGGTACGGCCAGTCGGTCCGGTCTGCCCAGAATGATGCTGTCCGCTCCCTTTCCCAGCAACTCAGCGCCCGGATCGGATCCTCCTACACACAGAACAGGGAAACCTCCGGAATGACAACCCGCCGCTCTGTAAAGGATGTGATCCGGATCCGGACAAAAACCCGTCTGGTCCACATTCTTTTTCCCCGTACGCGCTGGGTCGGAAGCCAGAACAGCTATGTTGCCTTCGCCGCTCTCGACATTGCACAGGAAACGCGCTACCTGAGAGGGCGGGTCCGGAATATCGAACGGAATCTCCGGGCCCTGGACAGCTCCTACGAATCGGCATCCGACCCCTTCCAGAGGATCCGCCTTCTTTCGGAAATTGTCCGGACCAAGGAAAAGGCTGCCCTGTATGACCGGGAACAGGCCATTCTCTCGGGCGGCTCTCCCTCCAGCCGATTCGACGTCCGTCGGAACGTCTCCCGGCTGGAGAGGCTTCTGGCCAGGGACGCCACCTTTCAGGTCGACCTCGTCAACCGTTGTGGACAGAAAGATGCCCTGACCCGGACGGTTTCCCACCACATCACCCAGGCACTGACCGGGGAAGGTCTTGTGGGAGCCTCCAACGGGAAAATTCGCATTACCGGTGAAGTTTCCGCACACCCCATGGGGCGCCACTTTTCCCGCCGGTATATCTACTACGGATATCACTACCACTTTACGGTCCGGGGTCCGGGCGGTCAGACCTGGGGTGAAGTTGCGAGGGACGGAAAAGCGGCCGGGCTGACGAAGGACCAGGCCCGGATGATGCTCACACGCCGCGTTTCCCGGGAAGGCGTCCGACCTCTGGTACGCGGAATAGCAAGCCGCCTTTTTTATAAAAAAGGCTCTCATCGCTTCGTTGCTCTTCCCATGGGGAATTCTTCCTCCGGGACGTCTCGGGGAAAAACCCCTTCGGCCTCCGGCTGCGGCTCATCCCCGGCCGGCCAGGCCCGCAGTTTCTCCTCCCTTCAGGACGGACATCAGGTCTGA
- a CDS encoding DUF1656 domain-containing protein, translating to MKEVDFFGVFLSPFLAWALFAFLLLWGIRSLLFRVGFYRYVWHRSLFDISLYLIVLAILVFYERSFPE from the coding sequence ATGAAGGAAGTGGATTTTTTTGGCGTTTTCCTTTCCCCCTTTCTGGCCTGGGCCCTGTTCGCTTTTCTTCTGCTCTGGGGAATCCGCTCCCTCCTTTTTCGGGTGGGCTTCTACCGCTATGTCTGGCACCGCTCCCTGTTCGACATCTCCCTGTATCTCATTGTGCTCGCGATCCTCGTTTTCTACGAAAGGTCCTTTCCTGAATGA
- a CDS encoding IS630 family transposase has translation MRNRTTVRLTLTETEEKTLSMWAAAGKTEQRIAQRAKVILLSVAGVSLPEISRKTGLSTQNASKWRIRFMEQRLAGLSDAPRSGKPPVISPEKRLEVLEIATRTPPDGSTRWSEAKLAKATGLSKATVHRILSEGALKPHRDEYWCGRSPDPEFEAKQAAILGLYLNPPENALVLSVDEKTQIQALDRTQPALPMRMGQARRLTATYKRNGTTCLLAALAVHDGTVTARTIDRNNHEAFLAFLKRLYRENPGKHLHVIADNLSVHKHRTVREWAEKRRRLTIHFTPTYASWLNQIEIWFNIFTRDVLKGGVWKSKKALVDQILLYIRKYNEERAKPFRWTYTGKPLTL, from the coding sequence ATGCGAAACCGAACCACCGTTCGATTGACTCTCACCGAAACCGAGGAGAAAACACTTTCCATGTGGGCCGCCGCCGGCAAGACCGAACAGCGGATCGCCCAGCGGGCGAAAGTCATCCTCCTGTCCGTGGCTGGAGTCTCCCTTCCCGAGATCAGCCGGAAGACGGGACTGTCGACCCAGAACGCGAGCAAGTGGCGGATCCGGTTCATGGAGCAGAGGCTGGCCGGGCTTTCGGATGCGCCGCGTTCGGGAAAGCCGCCGGTCATTTCTCCCGAAAAACGTCTCGAAGTCCTGGAGATCGCAACCCGGACCCCACCGGACGGAAGCACCCGGTGGAGCGAGGCGAAACTGGCCAAGGCCACAGGCCTGTCGAAAGCCACGGTCCACCGGATTCTCTCGGAAGGCGCGCTCAAGCCGCACCGGGACGAATACTGGTGCGGTCGCAGTCCCGACCCGGAATTCGAGGCGAAACAGGCGGCGATTCTGGGACTCTACCTGAACCCGCCGGAAAACGCCCTGGTCCTGTCGGTGGACGAGAAGACCCAGATCCAGGCCCTGGACCGAACCCAGCCGGCCCTTCCCATGCGGATGGGGCAGGCCCGGAGGCTGACCGCCACATACAAGCGAAACGGGACCACCTGTCTTCTGGCGGCCCTGGCGGTGCATGACGGCACCGTGACGGCCCGGACGATCGACCGGAACAACCACGAGGCTTTCCTCGCCTTTCTGAAGCGGCTGTACCGGGAAAATCCCGGCAAGCACCTGCATGTGATCGCGGACAACCTCTCCGTCCACAAGCACCGGACGGTCCGGGAATGGGCGGAGAAGCGCCGGAGGCTGACGATCCACTTCACGCCGACCTACGCCTCCTGGCTCAACCAGATCGAGATCTGGTTCAACATCTTCACCCGGGATGTTCTGAAAGGCGGGGTCTGGAAGTCCAAAAAGGCGCTGGTCGATCAGATCCTGCTTTATATCCGGAAATATAACGAGGAACGGGCCAAACCTTTCCGGTGGACCTATACCGGGAAACCACTGACCCTGTAA
- a CDS encoding cation:proton antiporter, with product MPSLTVIPPKEAGRTERARHSCERGHPSNMTPVSAAVWLLFLVVLVSSIGVKWRIPQPALLVLAGFFLSFSSPFHDFHLDSRTFFALFIPPLLFADAWLIPKRELRKNFYSVILLGFGLVFATVAATGFFVHWMIPAIPLASAFVLGAVLSPTDTVALNALISRISLPQRLVYVLAGESLINDASGLVSFKFALGAVLQGHFTWPGAIRDLFWVTAGGLLAGFVIAYCRDS from the coding sequence ATGCCATCCCTGACTGTGATTCCTCCGAAAGAAGCGGGACGAACCGAACGCGCGAGACACTCTTGTGAAAGAGGACATCCTTCGAACATGACCCCCGTCTCCGCAGCCGTCTGGCTCCTGTTTCTGGTCGTTCTGGTCTCTTCCATCGGCGTAAAATGGCGGATTCCGCAACCGGCCCTTCTGGTATTGGCCGGATTTTTTTTGAGCTTTTCCTCCCCTTTTCATGACTTTCACCTGGACTCCCGCACGTTTTTCGCGCTTTTTATCCCTCCGCTTCTCTTTGCCGACGCGTGGCTGATTCCCAAGAGGGAACTCCGAAAGAACTTCTACAGCGTCATCCTTCTGGGGTTCGGTCTTGTCTTTGCCACCGTGGCCGCGACCGGATTTTTTGTCCACTGGATGATTCCGGCGATTCCCCTGGCATCCGCATTCGTCCTTGGAGCCGTTTTGTCTCCGACAGACACCGTCGCACTGAACGCTCTCATCAGCCGGATTTCCCTTCCCCAGCGTCTGGTCTATGTTCTGGCCGGCGAAAGCCTGATTAACGATGCGTCCGGCCTGGTTTCGTTTAAATTTGCCCTGGGAGCCGTCCTCCAGGGACACTTCACCTGGCCGGGGGCCATCCGGGATCTCTTCTGGGTCACGGCCGGCGGTCTGCTGGCTGGCTTCGTCATCGCCTACTGTCGTGATTCTTAA